In the Deinococcus humi genome, CGTAGGGGTGGTGCTGGATTGGCCGCAGGCAAGGAGGGCTGACGCGAGGCAGGCGGCGGCAAGAACCTTTTTGTGCATGCGGAGCCTCCAAGTATTTCAAGCAATTGGCGGTAGAACAGGTTCGAAATGTTAGGCCGCAGGACGCCCAGCACACCTGGGTGGGGTCGAGCTGGCTGCAGGTTCAATGCAGTCACACGCAGTGAAAGCAGTACAACGCTTGCTGTCTTTAATGCTTCTTGAGGTCTCCACCTTACAACTTTTGGTGACCTTGAGTCATCTCTTCTGTCGCTCCGTATCTGGATATGCAAGCCATTGTCTGACACAGCTCCTCGTACCAGGCATTCACCTCGCCCGACGTCTCCTCTGGATTTACTGATCTGTGCATTGATTCGTAGCGTTAGGGCGTGTCGGCCAAGGTTGTGTGCTCACTCACGCCCGATAGGCTTTGCCGTTGTGGCGCGAAGAAATCACAGATGGTCAATGGCAACGGCTGGCCCCACTTTTGCCTCCAAAAATCGGTCTTGGAAGACCCTACCTCGACCATCGTCCGATCATCAGCGGGATCATCTGGGTCTTGCGAACAGGTGCGCCCTGGCGAGATGTTCCTGAACGATTCGGCAAGTGGACAACGATCCAAAGCCGGTTCCGTCGGTGGACCGCCAAAGGCATCTTGGGGTTGACTCGGTTTCGAGTCGCTAAGGTTAAGCAGCTGTAGCCTGGCACTCGGCTTCCAGGGGCGTCAAGTATCCCAGGCTCGAATGCCGC is a window encoding:
- a CDS encoding transposase is translated as MWREEITDGQWQRLAPLLPPKIGLGRPYLDHRPIISGIIWVLRTGAPWRDVPERFGKWTTIQSRFRRWTAKGILGLTRFRVAKVKQL